GGCGCCGTTGGCATAGTCGAGGATGCGTTCGCCGCTGGCATCGTAGTAGAGCGCGTTGATGGTGAAGTCGCGGCGCTGGGCATCCTGTTCCTGGTTGCCATAGATGTTGTCGCGCAGGATACGGCCGCTTTCATGGCGCGAACCCTGGGCATCGTCCTCGGCATCGCCCGTCGGATGATTGGCCCGGAAGGTGGCGACCTCGATGATTTCGCGGCCGAAGTGGACATGGACCAGCTTGAAGCGCCGACCGATCACGCGAGCATTGCGAAATTCGGCGCGGACCTGTTCGGGCGTGGCGCTGGTGGCGACGTCGAAGTCCTTGGGGGTGAAGCCCAGCAGCAGATCCCGCACACAACCGCCGACCAGATAGGCCTGATAGCCGGCCTTTTCCAGCCGGTCGACCACGTTAAGGGCGTTGCGACTGATCCGCTCTCGTTCCAGAGCATGCTGACTGCGCGGCAGTTCGATGGGCAAGGCAGGGGCGGGCGGGGTACGTCGCAGGGGCGAGCGCAGGGTCTGGATCAGCTTCTTCAGCATGCGAGTTTCTGTTCGGGAAGACGGCTATACGCAACCTGGACCATAGCTTGGGCCATTGCGCAATAGATAAGGAGGGGATCTTGAACGAGGGAGGGGAGGCTGTCAAAGGCACTGGGGGAGCCGAAGCTCCCCCCCAAAGTGGTACGTGCTTTGTTTTTATTGTTTATCCAGACCTCTTGTTTTTCTTGTGTGGTCTGTCCCGTGCGGATACCGGCCGCCGGGAGGGCTCTGAAGTCTAGAGCCAAGAGCAAACGGATTATTTTGGAAGCTGATGCCGTCAGGATCATTCCTGCTCTGCCTGGTACGGGTGCTGCCTCGGGGCAGTTTTGTTGTTCTCTGTCCTGACATCGCGCGGAACATCCCGCAAGACGACTCTTCTCCAAAATGATCAGTTAGCTACGCCTCCGCCTGCTTGTTCTTATTGTGCTGGAGCCGCTGCGTCTTGTTTTTGTTATGGAGTGGGTACGTTTTTATTGTTCTTGTGCCAGAACATAAAGCAGATGCCGTGCCAGTTTTTAAAAAGTCTTTAATTTCAATGCTTTGCGAAAAATGTAGCCTTTTCATGAGTAGGCTACAGGCAAGATTTCGTTACCGCTGAACCCGCTTCCTGTTACGGCGGTAACACATTGCAAAGGATGGGGCGGGTGGGAGAGGGGTGTTACCGCAGGAGCGCGAAGAGGTTCCCGCGCTCCTGTAAGAGCCTGTTCATAATCTGCTGCGCGTCGGCCAAACTGCGTTGAAAACGCCCTGGAAGGCCAGCCCCGTCGGAATGCTCATTTACCACTCGTAAACTCCGCTTCCTCAGGCGTTTTCGCCTTGTTTGGCTCTAGCTCGCAAGATTTTGAACAGGCTCTAAGGACCTCAGGAGGCGTCGCTGCTGGCACTGGCCTTGCGGCGTGGGATGCCCAGGCGCTGACGGCGCTCCCACAGGCACTTGCGGCTGACACCGAGCTTGCGGGCGAGCTCGGTTTCGGTCATGTGGTCCTGGTGCTCGAGGACGAAGTGCTGGAAGTAGTCCTCCAGGGACAGATCCTCGGTGGGCTCGTGGGCGCCATTGCCGTTACCCAGGCCGGTCGCGGGCAGCGGGTCCAGGTAGCTGTCGGCCAGATCGAGTTCGCCGAGTTCGACATCGATGCCCAACTGGTCGGCATTGATTTCCTGGCCTTCGCTGAGGATGACCGCGCGCTCGATGGCGTTTTCCAGCTCGCGGACGTTACCCGGCCAGCTGTAGTGACGGATGGCCGCTTCGGCCTCGGCGCCGAACTTGAGCCCCGGGCGACTCATGCGCGCGGATTGCCGGGCGAGGAACACCCGGGCGATCTCCATGACGTCACCACCGCGCTCGCGCAGGGCCGGCAGGCGCAGGGAAATGACATTGAGGCGATAGAACAGGTCTTCGCGGAACTGGCCAATCTTGGACAAGCCCTTGAGATCGCGGTGGGTCGCAGCGATCAGGCGTACGTCGACCTTCTGCGACTGCACCGAGCCGACCCGGCGGATCTCGCCTTCCTGCAGCACGCGCAGGAGGCGCGCCTGGGCTTCCAGGGGCAATTCGCCGATCTCGTCGAGGAACAGGGTGCCGCCATCGGCCGCTTCCACCAGGCCGGTACGGCTGGCGCTGGCGCCGGTGAAGGCGCCCTTCTCATGGCCGAACAACTCGGATTCGATCAGGGTTTCGGGAATGGCCGCACAGTTGACCGAGATTAGCGGCGCCTTGGCCCTGCGCGACAGGTTGTGCAGCGCCCGCGCCACCAACTCCTTGCCGGTGCCCGATTCGCCCTGGATGAGCACGGTTGAATCGGTGGGCGCGACCTTGCGGATCTTGCCGAACAGATCCTGCATCGGCGCGCAGTTGCCGATGATGCCGATCTCGCCGGTGGCGGGCGGCGGCGCGGCGCTTTCCTCGACGGCGGCGGGCGCGCGCTGTTCGCGCTCCACCAGGATGCGGGCCACGGCCTGCAGCATCTCGTCGTGATCGAAGGGCTTGGCGATGTAGTCCACCGCGCCCTGCTTCATAGAGTCGACCGCCGATCTCAGGCTGGCGTAGCTAGTCATGATCAGCACCGGCTTGCCCTTGGCGAGGTCGATCATCTCGGTGCCGGGCGCACCGGGCAGGCGCAGATCGCTGATGACGAGATCGAAGCTCGCGACGTCGTAGAGATCCTGGGCCTCCTGCACGGAGCCGGCTTCACTGACGCGGAACTGGTTGCGCTCGAGCAGGCGGCGTAGCGCCGAGCGGATGATCTTCTCGTCTTCGACAATCAGAATATGGGCCATCAAGTGCGCTCTCTTACGGGAAGGCAGGCCGACCCACGCCAGGCAGCGTGTCTTGTCGCGGTCGTCTGGGCTTCCGAATGCTTTAGCAGAGCCAGCCAGCAGGCGGCTGGCTCCGTCACGGCGCCTCCGACAACCCGAGATAGCGCGGTAGCAGCACCCGAATGCGGGTGCCCTGGCCGGTCACGGGGTCGGTAGGACTATCGATCATTATCTGACCATAATGCTCTTCTACGATCGAATAGACCAGAGCCAAGCCAAGCCCCGTCCCCTTGCCCGGATCCTTGGTGGTGAAGAAGGGTTCGAACAGGCGGCTGACGATGGCCTTGGGGATGCCGCTGCCCTCGTCCTCGACGCTCAGGGTCACGGTTTGCGCCTGGGCCTCGCTGCGTACCCGGATCGGCGCGCCGGGTGGCGAGGCATCGCGGGCGTTGGACAGCAGGTTGATCATGACCTGCACCAGCCGCTGCGGATCGCCCTGGACGAAGTGCTCGGGATCGCAGAGGTTGAAGAAGTCGACGTCCACGCTCTGGCGGTTGAGCGAGAGCAGGGCGATGGCCTCCTGTGCCGCCTCGGCCACGCACACCGCCTCGTGGGCCTGCTGGCGACCGCCGGCGTGGGCGAAGCTCATCAGCGATTGGACGATGCGGGTGATGCGCCGGGTCTGCTCGATGATCTGGCTGCTGATCTCGTCGATTTCCTCGTCCGCCTCGCGTTCTTCACGCAGATTCTGCGCGAGGCAAGCGATGCCGGTGACCGGATTGCCGATCTCGTGGGCCACGCCCGCGGCTAGTCGACCGATGGAGGCGAGGCGCTCGGAGTGGATCAAGCGGTCTTCCAACAATTGGGTCTCGCTGATGTCTTCCACCACCAGCACCGTGCCGTTGCTGCCCACTGCCAGGGGTTCGTCGATGGTCGCCTTGTGCAGGTTGAGCCAGCGCTGCTCGTGTTCCTGGGGCAGGCGCTGCTTATAGAGGTGCTGCTGCGCCGGCTCGGCGAGGAAGCGTTCGAACAGGTCCTGCCAGGGATCGGGTAGGGCATTGAGGCGCGAACCGACCACCCGCGCGCCGTCGATGCCGGTGAGTTCCTCCATGGCGCGGTTCCACATCAGGATCTCGCGGTCGCGGGCCAGGGAGCAGACGCCCATCGGCAGCTCCTGCAGGGTCTGGCGGTGGTAGCGGCGCAGGGCGTCCAGTTCGGCGGCCAGACCGGTCAGGCGGGACTGGTAGTCTTCCAGGCGGTTTTCGATGAAGTGGATGTCTTCGGTGGCATAGGCCTCGCTCTCCGCCTTGAACGGCAGGAAGGTCTCGACGATGTCCTGGGCGACCCGTGGCCCCATCAGGCCGGAGAGGTTGGCTTCGATGCGGTCGCGCAGGCGGCGCAGGGCATAGGGCCGGCGCTCGTCGTAGGGCAACAGTAGGTCGGCCAGGGCGCGTTCGACCTCCTTCTGGGCGGTCTTGGCGCCGAGCGGCTTGGTCAACTGGGCGGCGAAGTCCTGCGGCGAACTGGCCGCCAGTTCGCGACGCTGCGGCCGGCGCACGTTATCGACGGCGCAGGCTTCGGCGGCGCTCTTTTCCTCATCGCTGGCCTCGGTGAAGAGCGAGACCAGGGCGAACACCAGCACGTTGACGGTCAGCGAGGCCACCGCTGCCAGGTGCCAGTTGCTGGCGCTGATGCGATAGCCGAAGGCACCGATCTGCAGCGGATTGATGTCGGCCACCAGCGGCATCAGCATGCTCAGGAACCAGAGGCCCAGGCCGCACAGCAGGCCGGCGATGAAGCCCTTGCGGTTGGCGGTCTGCCAGTAGAGTACCGAGAGCGCCCCGGGGAGGAATTGCACGGTGGCCACGAAGGAGACGATGCCCAGGCTGGAGAGATCGCCATGGCCATGCAGCAGGCGATAGAAGCCGTAGCTGCCGAGGATGATGGCGGCGATCAGCATCCGCCGCGTCGTGCGCAGCCAGCGATAGATGTTGCCGTCGGTGGGTGGCTGGTAGAGCGGCAGCACGATGTGGTTGAGCAACATGCCCGACAAGGCCATGGTCACCACGATGATCAGGCCGCTGGCCGCCGACAGGCCGCCGACGAAGGCCACCAGCGCCAGCAGCGGATTGTCCAACGCCAGGCCCACGCCCAGGGTGAAGTATTCCGGTGGGGTCGGCGAACCCAGTGCCAGGCCGCCCCAGAGGATCGGCGGCACCGCCAGGCTGATCAGCAGCAGGAACAACGGCAGACCCCAGCTGGCGCTGACCAGGGCCTGGGGGCTGAGGTTCTCGGTGAAGGCCATGTGGTACATGTGCGGGGTGACGATGGCTGCGGCGAAGAACACCAGCAACAGGATTCGCCAGGGGCCTTCCTGCAGCGGGGTGTGCAGGGTGGAAAGGGCGCTCTGGTTCTGTTGCAGCCAGTTTTCCAGACCATTGGGCCCGCCGAATACGGTATAGAGGGTGACGCCGCCGACGATGCCCAGGGCCAGCAGCTTGACCAGGGACTCGAAGGCGATGGCTACCACCAGGCCTTCATGGCGTTCCTTGGAGTTGATCTGGCGTGCGCCGAAGAGCATGGCGAACAGGGTGATGAGCAGGCAGAAGCCCAGTGCCGGGGCGTCCTGGGCGCGGGCTTGCACCAGGATGCCGGCACTGGTGGCCACCGCCTGGATCTGCAGGGCCAACAGCGGCAGTACCGCGATCAGCATGCCCAGACTGGTCAGGGCGCCGGCCCAGGTGCTGCGAAAGCGGAAGGCGAAGAGATCGGCCAGGGACGCCAACTGGTAGGCGCGGGTCAGGCGCAGGATGGGATAGAGCAGCACCGGCGCGAGCAGGAAGGCACCGCACAGCCCCAGGTAGTAGGCGAGAAAGCCGTAGCCATAGTCGTAGGCCAGGCCCACCGTGCCATAGAAGGCCCAGGCGCTGGCGTAGACCCCCAGCGACAGGGTGTAGATCAGCGGATGGCGTACCAGTCGGCGCGGCACCCAGCCCTTCTCGGTCATCCAGGCGACGCCGAAGAAGATCAGCAGGTAGCCGGCGCTGATCAGCACCAACTGGGACAGACTAAAGCTCGTCGGCATCGCGTTGGCTCTGCAGGATGAAAGTTACCACGATGAGGATGAGCCACAGCAGGTAGGGGCGATACCAGGCGCCGCTGGGGGCGATCCACCAATCCATGATGGCGGGGGAGAACAGATAGATGCCTACCACTAGGAGCAGGACCAACCGGTAGATGTACATGCGCGGTTCCCGAGCGGCGATGGCGCCATGGTAAAGCAAAAGCGATGTACCCCGGCGACCCCTCCGCTTTACCTTGAAGGCTTCTTTGCCGTTGGAGATCGCCGATGACCACGCCCCGGCTTCAGGCCGTCCTGGAAACCGCGCTCTACGCCATCGACCTGGCCAGGGCCAGGCGCTTCTACGAGGAGGTGCTGGGCCTTGCGCCGATGTTCGCCGACGCGCGCCTGGCCGCCTACGCGGTGGGTGCCAGCGTGCTGTTGCTGTTCCAGCGGGGCACTACCGAGCAGCCGGTGAAGCTGCCGGGCGGCAGCATTCCACCCCATGGCGCCCAGGGCTGCCAGCATCTGGCCCTGGCGATCGCGGCGGCCGAGCTGGACCTATGGGCGACACATCTGGCCAATGCCGGGGTGCCCATCGAAGAGCGTACCCAGTGGCCGCGTGGCGCGGTCAGTCTGTATTTCCGCGATCCAGATGGGCATCTGCTGGAGTTGGCCACGCCGGGGCTGTGGCCCAACTACTAGTCCGGTAGCTGAGCCTCGGCCAGGTGGAGCACCCGTGGGATCAAGGCCGCATCCCAGTGGGCGACGCCCCAGGCGAGGACGCTGGCGGGAGGCTCTTGGGCCAGCTCCTGGTGGATCGGCTGGCCCAGGGTACGCAGGGCGCGTACCAGCAGCGCCCCGGCCTGTTCCGGCGGCAGCGGTGGCGAGCGATAGCTCTTGCCCAGTTTGTGGCCGTCGGGTTGGATCAGCAGGGGCACGTGCAGATAGCGTGGCGCCGGATGGCCGAGCATTTCCTGCAGATAGAGCTGGCGCGGCGTCGAGTCCAGCAGGTCGGCACCGCGCACCACGTCGGTCATGCCCTGCAGGGCATCGTCCATCACCACGGCGAGTTGATAGGCGATCAGGCCGTCGCGCCGCTGGATGACGAAATCGCCTACCTCGCGGCCCAGGTGCTGGCGGAATTCGCCCTGTACCCGGTCGACGAAGCGGTATTCCAGCTCCGGCACCCTGATGCGGATGGCGGCGTCCGTTTCCGGCAGGCCGCGGTTGCGGCAGTAGCCGGGATAGAGGCCACCGCTACCTTCGAGCTGTTTGCGCGAACAATCGCAGGCGTAGGCCAGGCCGCTGGCCAGCCACTGCCCGATGATCGCTCGATAGGCGTCCAGGCGCTCGCTCTGGCGCAGCACTGGGCCGTCCCACTCGAAGCCATAGGCTTCCAGGGTCGCGAGGATGGCGGCCTGGGCGCCGGGGACTTCGCGTGGCGGGTCCAGGTCTTCCATGCGCACCAGCCAGCGACCACCCGCAGCGCGGGCGTCCAGGTAGGAGGCAAGGGCGGCGACCAGGGAGCCGAAATGCAGATAGCCGCTGGGGGTGGGGGCGAAACGGCCGACATAGGGGCGCCTGGACATAGCTCATCCTGTGAATGCCGGATAGAACAAAGGGCGCCGTAGCGCCCTCGTCGAAGAGGCAGGAGGACTCAGGTCCCGGTCTGCTTTTCGCGGATCTCGGCCAGCGTCTTGCAATCGATGCACAGACTGGCGGTCGGGCGGGCTTCCAGGCGACGGATACCGATTTCCACGCCGCAGGAGTCGCACCAGCCGTATTCGTTGTCCTCGATCAGTTGCAGGGTTTCGTCGATCTTCTTGATCAGCTTGCGCTCGCGGTCGCGGGCACGCAGTTCCAGGCTGAATTCCTCTTCCTGGGTGGCGCGATCGGCCGGATCGGCGAAGTTGGCCGCCTCTTCCTTCATGTGGTGCACGGTGCGATCGACTTCTTCGCGCAGCTCCTGCTTCCACTTGTTGAGGATGGCGGTGAAGTGGGCGCGCATGCGCTCACTCATGTATTCCTCGCCCTTGGTGGGCTCATAGGGTTCGTAGCCACGGGCCAGATGATTGTTCTGCTGATTTGCTTCGCTGGGCATGATTGACCCTCTCACTTTCGCTGATCCTGTCCACAGGCTGGATGCGTTTCCAGGCCTCTCCATGATGGAACGCCCGGGGTCTGTGGCTGCCGATGGCGTCCCGCGCAATGCCGACGCCAGGCTGAATATGTTCTCGACTGGCCAGTCGCCCTGCGGATGCAAGCCGGCGAACTTACCAGAAGCTTCCTGGGGGCGCTACTACCGGGCCCCCGCTCCGTCGGACACGGCGGGTGCCGGCCTGCGAAGCCTTGGTTAGAATCCCGCCTTCGCCACAAGTTCGGACCCCGTCCATGTCCAATTCCTACAGCGCGCGTAGCCAAGCCATCGAGCCCTTCCATGTGATGGCCCTGCTGGAGCGCGCCAACCAGCTCCAGGCCGCCGGGCACGACGTCATCCACCTGGAAATCGGCGAGCCCGATTTCACCACTGCCGCCCCCGTGGTCGCCGCTGGCCAGGCCGCGCTGGCCGCGGGCCAGACGCGTTACACCGCTGCCCGTGGCCTACCGGAGC
The window above is part of the Pseudomonas oryzihabitans genome. Proteins encoded here:
- a CDS encoding sigma-54-dependent transcriptional regulator, which codes for MAHILIVEDEKIIRSALRRLLERNQFRVSEAGSVQEAQDLYDVASFDLVISDLRLPGAPGTEMIDLAKGKPVLIMTSYASLRSAVDSMKQGAVDYIAKPFDHDEMLQAVARILVEREQRAPAAVEESAAPPPATGEIGIIGNCAPMQDLFGKIRKVAPTDSTVLIQGESGTGKELVARALHNLSRRAKAPLISVNCAAIPETLIESELFGHEKGAFTGASASRTGLVEAADGGTLFLDEIGELPLEAQARLLRVLQEGEIRRVGSVQSQKVDVRLIAATHRDLKGLSKIGQFREDLFYRLNVISLRLPALRERGGDVMEIARVFLARQSARMSRPGLKFGAEAEAAIRHYSWPGNVRELENAIERAVILSEGQEINADQLGIDVELGELDLADSYLDPLPATGLGNGNGAHEPTEDLSLEDYFQHFVLEHQDHMTETELARKLGVSRKCLWERRQRLGIPRRKASASSDAS
- a CDS encoding sensor histidine kinase, which produces MPTSFSLSQLVLISAGYLLIFFGVAWMTEKGWVPRRLVRHPLIYTLSLGVYASAWAFYGTVGLAYDYGYGFLAYYLGLCGAFLLAPVLLYPILRLTRAYQLASLADLFAFRFRSTWAGALTSLGMLIAVLPLLALQIQAVATSAGILVQARAQDAPALGFCLLITLFAMLFGARQINSKERHEGLVVAIAFESLVKLLALGIVGGVTLYTVFGGPNGLENWLQQNQSALSTLHTPLQEGPWRILLLVFFAAAIVTPHMYHMAFTENLSPQALVSASWGLPLFLLLISLAVPPILWGGLALGSPTPPEYFTLGVGLALDNPLLALVAFVGGLSAASGLIIVVTMALSGMLLNHIVLPLYQPPTDGNIYRWLRTTRRMLIAAIILGSYGFYRLLHGHGDLSSLGIVSFVATVQFLPGALSVLYWQTANRKGFIAGLLCGLGLWFLSMLMPLVADINPLQIGAFGYRISASNWHLAAVASLTVNVLVFALVSLFTEASDEEKSAAEACAVDNVRRPQRRELAASSPQDFAAQLTKPLGAKTAQKEVERALADLLLPYDERRPYALRRLRDRIEANLSGLMGPRVAQDIVETFLPFKAESEAYATEDIHFIENRLEDYQSRLTGLAAELDALRRYHRQTLQELPMGVCSLARDREILMWNRAMEELTGIDGARVVGSRLNALPDPWQDLFERFLAEPAQQHLYKQRLPQEHEQRWLNLHKATIDEPLAVGSNGTVLVVEDISETQLLEDRLIHSERLASIGRLAAGVAHEIGNPVTGIACLAQNLREEREADEEIDEISSQIIEQTRRITRIVQSLMSFAHAGGRQQAHEAVCVAEAAQEAIALLSLNRQSVDVDFFNLCDPEHFVQGDPQRLVQVMINLLSNARDASPPGAPIRVRSEAQAQTVTLSVEDEGSGIPKAIVSRLFEPFFTTKDPGKGTGLGLALVYSIVEEHYGQIMIDSPTDPVTGQGTRIRVLLPRYLGLSEAP
- a CDS encoding VOC family protein; this translates as MTTPRLQAVLETALYAIDLARARRFYEEVLGLAPMFADARLAAYAVGASVLLLFQRGTTEQPVKLPGGSIPPHGAQGCQHLALAIAAAELDLWATHLANAGVPIEERTQWPRGAVSLYFRDPDGHLLELATPGLWPNY
- the gluQRS gene encoding tRNA glutamyl-Q(34) synthetase GluQRS, producing the protein MSRRPYVGRFAPTPSGYLHFGSLVAALASYLDARAAGGRWLVRMEDLDPPREVPGAQAAILATLEAYGFEWDGPVLRQSERLDAYRAIIGQWLASGLAYACDCSRKQLEGSGGLYPGYCRNRGLPETDAAIRIRVPELEYRFVDRVQGEFRQHLGREVGDFVIQRRDGLIAYQLAVVMDDALQGMTDVVRGADLLDSTPRQLYLQEMLGHPAPRYLHVPLLIQPDGHKLGKSYRSPPLPPEQAGALLVRALRTLGQPIHQELAQEPPASVLAWGVAHWDAALIPRVLHLAEAQLPD
- the dksA gene encoding RNA polymerase-binding protein DksA, producing the protein MPSEANQQNNHLARGYEPYEPTKGEEYMSERMRAHFTAILNKWKQELREEVDRTVHHMKEEAANFADPADRATQEEEFSLELRARDRERKLIKKIDETLQLIEDNEYGWCDSCGVEIGIRRLEARPTASLCIDCKTLAEIREKQTGT